TTGTCATCGAACTCGACGGCGACAGCCACGTCGGCCGGGCCGACTATGACCTCGCCCGCCAGGAATGGCTGGGGGCTCGACACGTTTGCATCTTCCGCGTGTCCAACGATGATGTGATCCAGGACGTCGCGACGGTGGTCGAGGCGATCATCGCATTCGGTCGCCGGTCGAGCGACAAACCTGGCTGAACCGAGCGTCCGGAGGCTCTCCGGCGCAGGAGCGAAACCCGACGGCCCGTCGCTCCCCCCCTCATCCGGCCCTACGGGCCACCTTCCCCCGCGGGGGGGGAAAGGGCGTTTTGGACGGACTACGATCATTGTGAACGACTCTCCCAGCCCCACGCGCGTCCTCTTCGTCACCGGCCGGCTCGCGGAGTTCGCGCTGCGGCAGGTGCTCGAC
The DNA window shown above is from Paludisphaera mucosa and carries:
- a CDS encoding endonuclease domain-containing protein, yielding MDAEADDEPDPSISLDRARELRRNMTGPERTLWRELRRLGMKFRRQVPMGPFYVDFYEPARRLVIELDGDSHVGRADYDLARQEWLGARHVCIFRVSNDDVIQDVATVVEAIIAFGRRSSDKPG